The Xiphophorus maculatus strain JP 163 A unplaced genomic scaffold, X_maculatus-5.0-male Unplaced_Scaffold_82, whole genome shotgun sequence genome contains the following window.
caacttttacttttacttatgTAAAGATTTGTTGAAGTAGAGCCACTCTTTTGCTGTATGATACAAGTGGACTCCAAAATGAGATATATGAAAAATTAACACTAAAGCGAGAGATGTTTCCCAGGCCTGTCAAAACAACGagtgtacaaaataaaatgttactttttgtaCTACTTACCGTAATATAATTGAATTACTTGTACTTTTTCCggtcattttattcattttaatttgtaaataaattacatttttaatcatttgatttttgcttaattttgttttgttttatgcttcATTCAAACTTTATTAAGTCATTTTAACGTCAGAAGCTGCTACACTTCCGCGTATTACGTACTTCCTTCCTACTGAACGACAGAAAAGAGAGGGGGGgctctgccaaaaaaaaacGGCTTTAGTTTAAAGgacaaaactgtttttagtCATTATAATAATTCAGATTTCAGTGGaatataatattgtttgaatatAATTGACTTTGATAGCAAATAGAAGTAAAATTAGACTTTTAAGTGAAAATGAGTGAGCTCGGTCTCCCCCTTTGTTCCCTACATAGTTCGTTCCTTCCCAGTTCGAAGCAGAAGCGGGAGGACGTTACTGCCGGGGAGGCTGCTGGTGTTTCCCGAAGACAGATAAAAACTGACAACCCAGGtactcagaaacaaacacacaaagatttACTGTGACAcgtaaacacattaaatatagCTATTATTTAACTACACTCCTCGTTTCGTCTTATGTTGTGAAAATGTAGGGTAATCCACAGACCGTTGTTAGCAGCTTGAAGGATCAAAGATGGACGCTCGTTGAAACGAGTAGTAGAATTTTGGTTGTTAAATCGTTTAAACTGGCGGTTTTTCCTCCTACAGGATGGACATAGCGACATGTTTAAAGTCTCTGCTGGTGACCATCCAGCAGTACAGAGACAGCAGGACCGTTCAGCACACTGCGCAGCTGCAGAAACAGGTGGAGGTGAGAGCTAACGGGGATTGTTTTGGACTTTCTCTGAGTCAGATACctacacacactctcacacacacgtCTCTTGTCAAggtagagagagaaaacaaatacGTTTTATAGCTTCATAGTTCTGGAAGTGTTCTGCTCATGGTCACAGCATGTTAAAgtagatttaaagaggagcagcaaaagcaaaggaggtggattagcagagctgcCAGCCACTGATGGTGTCACCTAGGACACCTGTGACAGATGAACCAGTTACAGCTGTTTGTTTAAAGGTTATTGTAGTTGTTAATAATTCTGTCCTGCTGAATTTATGCAGGATCAACATAAAGTTTCAATGTTTGTCAGTGCATTAGCTTATTTTATATAACTACTGagcagctttttgtttgtttccttttctattTAGTGATGAGCTCCAGGTTTTCAAATGGACCTGATCTTCAGCTCCCTGCACAGATCAGATCAGTTTCAAACCAGGACTCTGTTTGTGTTGCTACAAAAATCTTAACTTGCTTCTAATCGCTGGCACCATGTTGGTGAAATGAGACCTGGCAGGAGGATGAAAACCTTTGGTTGTGATTtctgagctgctgtttttgtttcaggagCTTTCCAGCCTGAAATGTGACGGCCTGCTGTCCTCGGGTCAGTTTTTACCCACAGAGTGTGTGAGTGGGCTGGTGGAGCTGGCAGGAAACCCGAGCACCAGTCCGGCCCTGACCAGCGCCATCATCTCCCTGCTGGCCCAGCTGGGTGAGTTCTGCCACAGCCGGGTTGGGTCTGTTCGGGTCTGATTCCTGCTCTCTTTCTGCATCGCTGCGTTTTATTCTCCTCTCTCAGGGAGCGATGACGCCAGTCGGGAAGTTctccacagcagctacaacctgACCAGCACGCTGGCTGCTGTCATccatcaccatggcaacaccCCTGGAGATCCTCTGGTGCTGCAGGTagagacaaacagcagcaacatggagaaacttttaaaataacatttaaaattcaacacTTCTTAAAGTATTAACATATTAATGAGAAAATaacctgattttgtttttattttgactcatattttggtttttacGCCTTTAGATTTCATCATAAAGCAGGTTTAGCGTAAACAGAGTTTATTCTTGTTTTGCAAATCAAGAGGGACTCACAGTCAGCTCTGTAGAAGCTCCGTGTTAAAGTGGCCATTTCTTACCTTTTACCATTTTAACTTGTTTAAATTAGCATGTCAACACGTTGAGCTCTGCTCTGCAGTCAAACTGCAGTAGATCTGCAGAGCTGTAAAGAAACCATCTGAGAGGCAAAGGGACGCGTTGGCCGGGCCGCACTTTGGGGACCTCTGACCTAAACGGTTCACCAAAATAAGCTGGAATATTCCAAACCTGTTAAGTTCAAATGCATCGagttctaattttatttattgtgtttgtttaacGTAGAGTCAGACGTTCTGCTGTCTCAGGCACTAATTCTCTCCATATGTTGTGATTTTAATggtttaaattttgtttttcagtgtctCCAGGTGCTGCAGAAACTGACGTACAACACTCGCACCTTCCAGTTCTCAAACTACATCCGCGAGCTCATCGGTTTTCTCCTGACCAACATGTAAGAGCCGTAATCTGACGATGAAACGTGAACAACAATCTTCTAATCTCGTCATCACGGTTCCCCTCAGCCAGTCGCAGGAGGAGGACGTGGTCATGCCGTGCCTCGGCCTGCTGGCCAACCTGTGCCGGGACAACCCGTTAGTGCAGAGCCACATCAAGTCCATGGTGAGCTTTCAGCGCCGCTCATGTTTCtggattaaaaatattacaaaactgtgAGAACAGCTGGCTTAGAGCTTCACACGACAGattaaaacaatcatttctgCTTCTTGAAAGTTCCTCTTGTGTTGTTTTAGACCACAGAATATTTGATCAACATGATTCTGGTGAACTTTGAGTCATTCAGCAGTAGTTCTGGCCTTTGAACACTcccatgataaaaaaaataatatgttttcatttaaccacttaaattcacacaaatttcacaataacaaatttttctggacaataaattgccccagaagttattgtgataaacgataatattgttgttcttagaccattttcaactgatataatggtaataatgacataataagattaataaactttacattctgacaaacatttctcactggaactggaagacattttaaatatccaaaataattaaacaaaacagatacaacaaataaaatgaattaaacaaaattatcctttaaaaaatgttgagttgagaccaaaacaccagactgaaaacttttatcatccagtttttggtagaaagagaaaaataacacattgtgcaaatgaaaattattgaccTGGacagattaatcgatttattgcttattgtgacagaccaacacatacattaaaatgcaaataaggaaataaacattttattggctaaaatgcaataacagcatttctttagtgaatgtttgttgcaaagcagctaaaaaaaatccttgtaaCACCAACATGTGAGAAAATCTCAGGCATTTCTGCTGGATTGAATGTAgggattattttttggattaacagattaattaataattttatataaaaatgtgattaatagAATATTTCTTTAGTGAAATGCCAAATAAATGCGATGTGATGTAATAGTTCATAAGACttaacaggaaacagaaaactgaactgATCGACTCATTTGACCCAAACAGACGATAAAGATTATTGATCCGATATTAATTTCTGCATTGGCCCTGAAAACAATTTGGTGACAATATTTCTGATCCAtcagggcagatctattcagtctaattctatgcccTGAGTgacgtcatgctttattatttattttacattatattttttattcctggtttcactttctgaagcaTTAGAAAAGTTTGTTGAAGTTTATtcttacatgtttgaccaacgTGAtcaacctgttgtttttgtcagtttgtttctttattatttattttaaattggctGTTTTATTCCTAATTGCTCtgattgaacaaattaaagttgtttttgcatatttgaccgaacttgtgaagctattggtgtttCTAAATGTTCTGTACTGCTGCAgtacagaacatttatttaaatcattaaataaatgtgtaattcagtacatatatgtctgtgtttaaaaaagaaacattttaagtcaatttatcggctgatactaaacctcagatatcggtgtCGGTACCGGAGGTGGAAAAAGTAGATCAGTGCCTCTAATGAAGATATATAGATGGGAGACCAGATTCAAACTTTCTGCTCTCCTACAGACTCCAAGCTCACAACaagatgttaaatgttttatttatgctaaaaaaacgtttttcatGGAATTTAAGACACATTTTGAGAAGATCGTTGATGATTTAGCTGCagttagttttatatttatgtgtaaATCTGGAAGAAGAACTGGCCTCGCTGTTGTTTTTAGACGTTTGGTTTCCTCATGTGggtaaaatgtgtatttttaaaacttatttttactgtaaaggAGAACGTGAGGCAGCTGTACCGAACTCTGATCAACTTCCTGGCTCACAACAGCCTGACGGTGGTGATCTTCACGCTGTCCATCCTGGCCAGCCTGACTCTCAACGAGAAGGTTGGCGAGAAGGTGAGCAGAAATCCTTCTGATTTTCTaaggtaaataaaatccagttttactcattttaaggtatttttgGATCCTTTACTGTTTGGTTTATGATAAATGATGCAGCTGAAAGTCGTTTCTGGTTAAATGTTGTTCTATCTGAATGCGTGGAAATTGTCCCactgtcttatttttattagttcagcttcctgtttctgtttcttgtctGCATCATAAAAAGCTTCTGGTTGTTGTGGAgcgagaaaaattaacaaagtccaaaccttgttaaagagaaagaacaaaacacagctttattttacatctgcaCAGATCTAACTAGACAAAGGAATCGCCTCTCTACATAAACTGTATACTTCTCCCGCAGACAGAGTGTCGCCACCAACATTCCCAAGgagctaatcagattaatacacacacagagaaaaatgcaactttcagttaaaaatgggtttcagacagaatattcAGTGTCTAATAATTATCGCTCCGCCGTCGGTCTGGTCTTGTCCCTCCTCAAGGTATGACAACTATTTACTTATCGCCTGTTGCTAAGCTTCTGACACACTGAGGCAAACTGTGAAGgctaaaaagacaaacaatgaCTCTGTAAGACCGAGTGAGacataataaactaattaaacattgtaagattaatattaaataaacttctaataaaagtaaacacactgtaaataattattttattccacaccTTGAActtgttatgttttttgtctGCAGCTTTTTGAGGCGGAGAACATCCATCAGACTTTCCAGCTGGTGTTCAACATCATCTTGAACGGCGGCGGCACGCTGACCAGGAAGTACTCCGTCGACCTCCTCGTCGACCTGCTGAAGAGCCCCAAAGTAGCCGACTACCTGAGCAGGTGGAGTTGATCTCTTCAGGCCCAGACGTTCCCCGCCGCCCTGTCTGACCCGCCTCTCTGCTTCCAGGTATCAGCACTTCTCAGCCTGCGTTTCTCAGGTTCTGGGGCTGCTGCACCTGAAAGACGCCGACTCGGCAGCCACGGTGAGACGGACAGACACTCTGAGTCcagaaagtttatttgtatagcacatttcaacaacaattaatttcagtttctatcagaaaaatgcaaaaatacaaattcatagAAGACACAGTCAGTTATTGAAGCGTTACATTTTGATGAGCGCTGTCGTTACATATGAAAATATTgattagtgtttcatttattatgtttcaaaacaagttcttatccttgatttaaaggaactcggagtttctgctgttttgcagttttcaggtaGTTTCCTCCAGATTCGTGgtcatagaagctgaatgctgcttctccgtgtttggttctgggcCTGAGAGGTCTGGcaggttgatccagcagcagcagatcttcaATCCGTTCAGTGGTTTATAAAATACCGACCGGGTTGATGGTTCTGtcctcctggttttagtcagaacgccagcagctgCGTTCTGGACCAGGCAGATCTGTGAATGACACTTTGTTCATCAGGCCTCTTATCTCAGCCTTTGCATCAGTTGACACTTTTTCTGCTCTCGTGGCTTTAATTTGATCAGACATGAATCATCAGAACAGGAAACAGTTTGTGGTGAATTGCTtcatgtaaaaaacaacaactgataCATGCATCTAAAAACGGTCTAAAGCAATAAAACCATTCATATGTGTGCAGATATATTATCTTAAAACACTTGCTTATACTTTACCACCTTTACACATAAATATTAAGCATtgataattatttacataaagtGATTATGTAAATAATTAGTGAAACCTTTACGTTAAGTTTTGCTGATCAAACAcgactttgtttttctccagatgGATTCAGGTTGAATGTGAGTCGTTATGCAGCAGCGAATAATGTTTCCCACAAGAACTTAATACCTAGAAACAGTTGGTTGATTTATAGCAGAAAATTGAAGAAAGGAACTTTGTGGTCCAGATGTGAGGCTCATCACTCATTGTGTTCTGTATGCATGTaatgtttcaggtttttatcGTGTATAATcttgttttattgtgactttcTCCATCTGTAGATTCAACGAATGCAGAGGGGATTGTTTCTCTCAATTTTGATCATTCCAATAAACccatttttttagtttcctttaaaaccaagtcaaatattttaaaaagcaggaatGTGTGGCTGTGAGCAGTCAGGTTCATTTTcatagaacatttcagcaacaaggcagcaaCTGCTTTTAATAAtcagttatgaaacaagcagGAAATATGACATTTAGTCAAAAACCATCATCAAGCATATTGGTCAGTATTCCAGTTATgaatcaaaagcagctctaaccaggtgggatttaaaggaactcagtgtttcagcagttttacagtttcctagaagtttgttccagaaaactgcttccaaaagagcaggagcttcttaaagagacagaggcccaattttcaGGCGCTAATCAggaagtcagatttcttttagatcatatttgatacataaaacattttcataataactaaagttaaaatatttacttgattgtgctataaaatggctccatgtgtctggaaaacatgATGCAGCCCCTTTAACGCAGCCTGTGTGTCGCTGCAggtgctgcagctcctcctgtcCATGTGCAGCGTCGCAGCTCTGCGCTCGCAGCTCTGCAAGGTCGTCTTCCGGCCGGCCGGCGCCAAACTCAGAGCCGCTGGCCACGGACAGACGGGCGAGGCGAACGGGGGCCGGAAAGCCGAGTGTGGGCTGGCTCTGGTGCAGTGGCTGACCTCGCCTGTGGAGGGCGCTGAGAAATGCTCACTGCAGACGCTACAGCTGCTGACCGAGCTGCTGGAGGTATCATGACTTTATTAATCTGATTTCACTCAGGAAACATAGAAAATTTATACGtcataataaaatgattaaaattagttGTTCAAGTAAATGTacctgagtaaatgtaactagttactactaGTTATTTACTAGGATGTATGGATATAAGTTGTACTCTAAGGCCAGAATAGTTTAATGACAAACAGGATAAAAATTAAATGCGTTCAGCAGCTTTTTTAAAGTGGTACTCTGCCCCCTAGAGGACAAACTCTGCATAGGCATCACTAACCCCCTCCAGTTTGTCTGAAGCTCTTACTTTAATCCACTGCTGTGTCTTCCTCAGTAAATGACCTGAAATCTGAATGTTGTTGATGCACAATAAAGATGTTCTttgtctgtatgtgtgtggaCCTTTGAGTCGACCCGTCCTCTTCTGTCCTGATGGCCGTTTCTGTGCATCCAGGAGTCGCTGGGAGCGGAGAGCGTGTCTGGATCCACGCTGAACTTCGTGGAAATGTTGCTTCCAGTCGCCTTGGGGCTGCTGAAGGGCCTTGATCCTGCAAAAGGAGACGCTCACCTCAGGAAACACTGCCACCGCATCACCCACGTCTGCACCCTGCTGCTCAATATCCTCACCATAGGCCTGCATGCGTGTCTGTTAGCGCTGTGATGCTACCTGGGGGatttaaagccttaaaattttgcattttttaaattaatgtgtCTAAAGATGAGCAGtcatgacagaaaaaatatggGGTTCATCTTCACCTTGTTGTTCATTCAATAACTGTGACATTATGAATGTCacagttttaaactaaatatttactaagaaagctcaatatttagtttataaaatatttagctgcaaCTTAAAAATTACttaccaaaataaacattaattagtaagctaaatatttggcttcagGCTAAATATTGAGTTGGtaagttaaattaaacatttagttagcaagctaaatatctaTTTAGCAAAGTAAATACTCAACTCCAAGCTAACTGTTTAGTTTGCAagcagtttcaaaacaaaagttataTATTGAGCTAGCAAGATTAAACAACTAACTAAAACCAACTAACCTTGAGCTAAATGGAGAGGAGTCGGGTTGTTTCCTTCACCTGCTCCACCCCTCTGCTGCCAGGACGCCACCAGGTCTCTGGTGTCCTCTCAGGTGAGCGCTCAGCTCTGCCTCTCTCAGGTAGAAATTCTCCTCtcctgttgccatagcaacagtCCCCTGACCTCCCTGCCTCCTGTCTCCGGTAGCGACCTCAGGTGAGTCAACAGAAAAACGCTTTAGGGAgatatttattatgaaataattttattttctaatcacTGCATCAGTTTGCGAATTaaagctgtaaatatttttattgaaatcgATCCGTTCTGGAGCAGAAATCGTGACGTTGTGGTTTTCCTTCCAGACAGTTGTGTGCAGAAgctctgctgaaggttctggaGCTGATGAGCCGCCTGAGGCAGCAGGTAAAGGACATGGAGACGAGCTTCTACAGGATGCTGCAGGTGAACAACGACTCCCGCCAGGcctcctcacttcctgtttaaatCTTCAGCGTTTCTCATTAAACCCTGCAGGACCAGAGGACGGTGACCCCCCTGTCTCTGGCTCTGACCTCACACCACAGGGAGCGCGTGCAGACCGGACTCGCCCTGCTGCTGGAAGCCACGCCCCTTCCAGACTTCCCAGCACTGCTGTGAGTAGACCAGTCACAATAATGAACTTTACTGGACGATCAGTTGTTTCAGAAGTTATTGCAAAGATCAGTAATctttaaatgctaatgaacATTTGACACTGGTACTggaagactttttaaatatccacaaataaaacagaaacaataaataaataaaataaattataaagtttcTCCAACCAAagttgtccttcaaaaaaatgtttagttgagaccaaaacaccagactggaGAGTTTTATCAtctagtttttggtagaaagagagaaaaatcactttaatttatcatttgattaattgatctatTGCTTATTTCAGCATTAAtaagaaacatgatgaaaataatGTCTTCACGCAGTCGGGCTATAAACAgtaaaatctcagatttcttATTTACCAGATCGGATTTTAATCAGttcttattttttagaaatgacagaaaatgttcccTGCCGTTTGGCTTCCTGTCAGAGCCCTGGAGGATCTGCTGCTGACTGAGTCTGTGTTTGTCCTGCCAGCCTGGGGGAAAGCATCGCCGCTAACAACGCGTACCGCCAGAGGGAGGCGGAGCTGACGGCGAAGCGCGTCGCTGTGCAGGAAGTCCCGCCTCCCTGGATGAACTCCAGCACGATGGACGCCTCCGGCGGCAACAAGAGCGTGAGCAGTCTGGTGGAGAAGCTGCAGACCGGCATGGAGGTAAAAACTCTGGAGGCGTTGCCACAGCAACGACCTTTCACCTTTGTGACAAAATGGAGAACAATGTCctgattttcatgttttaacaagTAAAATTATGAACAGTGTAGTGCAGACTTCTGTCCGGCTGTGGAGTTGCTTCTGTTTCTGCAGGTGTTTTCTGGTTCCTCTTCCAGCTTTGGAGGGAATcggttttatttaggggtgtcaaAGTGAAGGGGAGAGCAAATGCAAGGCACATCTCAAATCTTTAGCtgtcaaaaacattaattttccagtttgtttttaaaaatgggatgaaatgaattaattatGGATGAAAATTTGGACCAATATCCAACATCAATATTCCTCTTATGGCtgataaccaatatttaccGATATTTTATGGATTTTTCTACCTTTTTGACACCTTTGGAAAAAAACTTGAGAGTATGAATGAAGGCACTTTAATCctgaaataaaggaaaaacttgtttctgtttacttttcatTGTTCCTGATTTGCATTTTCTACCAAACTTAAAGACTTCATGaattaaaaacttaattttttctttatattaatcTGATTATCATCCAGGTTTGTTAATGAAGATAATTTAGCTTCTTCAGACTCGGTTGTTTTACTGTCAGAGCGCTGATCTCTTATTGTCTGTATTATCTGACAAACAGACACTCAGTTAAAAACATGGCAGCAGAAAAagtatttcagctttctacactgcaaaaacacaaaatataacaagtatttttagtttagtttctagtgcaaatatcttagtacagttgaaataagacaaaacaaaaacataagtaACTATTCAGTTACAGGTAGTTTGAAATCAAATGTCCCTAAAATTGCTGAAGTTCTTGTCATTGGTGGATTATATGGGAAAATTACTTAggataatctgccaatggagctGGCACTTCttcttcaatattaaggaactactgacttaaaacaagatgatatttcttgctgaaaagttactttcaagttagttttatcttatttcaaacaTACTAAGATTTTTGCtctggaaactagaccaaaaatacttggtaagattttgtgttttttgcagtgtataatttatttgttctgttttttatttatttttttgtagctgCAGGAACCGACGAAGGACTCTCCTCTGTCTGAGATCATCGACGTTTACGAGCAGAAACTGGCTGGGTTTGCTGTAAGTTTAACAAAACATCAGAATTAAtggtaaaatacaaaaagctgcttttaaatCTCCTGTTCAGTTCGTCGTCCAGCTGctggttgtttgtgttttagtcaAAGGAGAGCCGCCTGCAGGACCTTCTGGAGGCCAAAGCTCTGGCTCTGTCTCAGGCCGACCGTCTCATCGCTCAGTATCGACTGCAGAGAGCTCAAGCTGAGGCCGAGGTAAACGAAATCATTCTGTTCATAATGAACATCCAGGTAAACGAAATCATTCTGTTCATAATGAACATCCAGGTAAACGAAATCATTCTGTTCATAATGAACATCCAGGTAAACGAAATCATTCTGTTTCATGATGAACATCCAGGTAAACGAAATCATTCTGTTCATAATGAACATCCAGGTAAACGAAATCATTCTGTTCATGATGAACATCCAGGTAAACGAAATCATTCTGTTTCATGATGAACATCCAGGTAAACTAAATCATTCTCAGTGAAGAGGAAACTCCTCAGATTCTCCACATaacaaaataatctgtaaaactTTAACTCAGCTTCTCACACAAATATAATAAGTGATGATCTAGTTGAGATATTGAGTCTGGAAACCTTTAGgtaagaaagtaaataaatgctTCACAGTTTGAATGACCTATAAAGTCATCAAACTCATCAGGTTAA
Protein-coding sequences here:
- the cip2a gene encoding protein CIP2A homolog, whose amino-acid sequence is MDIATCLKSLLVTIQQYRDSRTVQHTAQLQKQVEELSSLKCDGLLSSGQFLPTECVSGLVELAGNPSTSPALTSAIISLLAQLGSDDASREVLHSSYNLTSTLAAVIHHHGNTPGDPLVLQCLQVLQKLTYNTRTFQFSNYIRELIGFLLTNIQSQEEDVVMPCLGLLANLCRDNPLVQSHIKSMENVRQLYRTLINFLAHNSLTVVIFTLSILASLTLNEKVGEKLFEAENIHQTFQLVFNIILNGGGTLTRKYSVDLLVDLLKSPKVADYLSRYQHFSACVSQVLGLLHLKDADSAATVLQLLLSMCSVAALRSQLCKVVFRPAGAKLRAAGHGQTGEANGGRKAECGLALVQWLTSPVEGAEKCSLQTLQLLTELLEESLGAESVSGSTLNFVEMLLPVALGLLKGLDPAKGDAHLRKHCHRITHVCTLLLTLCCQDATRSLVSSQVSAQLCLSQVEILLSCCHSNSPLTSLPPVSGSDLRQLCAEALLKVLELMSRLRQQVKDMETSFYRMLQDQRTVTPLSLALTSHHRERVQTGLALLLEATPLPDFPALLLGESIAANNAYRQREAELTAKRVAVQEVPPPWMNSSTMDASGGNKSVSSLVEKLQTGMELQEPTKDSPLSEIIDVYEQKLAGFASKESRLQDLLEAKALALSQADRLIAQYRLQRAQAEAEARKLACLLKDAERRREDLQGELGNQVLEVERSRADMKELLQHNARLQRDSEEHQTLKGAYNALLNRFNETERLLKELQAAHISLSKQNDTLRKNHEALQLHRDKITSELQEREAEIKSLRLDVEKKNSDVAGLHADLQSKEETLREKDQERRDLEETLDVLRKELNKTEQARKDVSIKASSLELQKSQLESKLKQKEDELNKHSAMIAMIHSLSSGKLKSDVNLSL